The window GGTAGCAGAGGCGAACGGATCTCCAACATCAATTTCATGGGCAGTGGCTAATACTACCGCAGCACCATACAATGTAGCAAATGTTAAGATTGATTATACGACAGATAATGGTACTACTTGGACAGTGCTTTCTGCATCTACACCAAATGATGGTTCTGAAAGCTTTACATTCCCAACTTCATTGAATGGAAGTACTGTTAAAGTGAGAATTTCTTCTATAGGAAACGTATTCTATGCTATCGGAAGTGTTGCGCTTGCTACATTATCACCTTGTAGCACTACTGCACCTTCTGGGCTTACAGTAATTCCTTCACTAAGTGGGGCTTCAATTTATTGGACTCCTTATTCAGGAACTAGCACTACATATATAGTACGTTATAAGAAAACGACCGATATTACTTGGACTGAAGTTTCTACATCAGGGTCAGCAATCAATGTTACTGGCTTAACGGCTGGAACCTATGAAGCGCAGGTAGCTGCGGTATGTGCTGGTACTACAGGTACATTTTCTGCATCCGTAAACTTTACAGTAACTACTTTTTCTACAGTTACCTATTGTGATTCTTCTACAGGAAGTGCTGTAGAAGAACATATCTCAAGCGTTTCATTGGCGAATGTAAATAATCCTTCTGGACCTTCTACATATACAAATTATACTGCAAATCCATCATTACAAATTAACTTAGTAAAAGGAGCTGCTCCTTATACTTTAACAGTAAGTGTGGGAGCTGCGGATGCATATGATGCGGCTTCTGTATGGATAGACTGGAACAGAAACGGACTATTTGAAGATTCTGAAAAAGTATTAGATGCTCCAGTATCTCCTACTATTCCAACTCAATATACATCGTCTGTAACAGTACCTTCTACTGCTGTAGAAAATCAGCCGTTGAGAATGAGAGTAGTGTATATATATGCGGGCTCTGGAAATAATGGTTTCCCTATACCTTCAGAATTTGCTTGTGGCACCAATTTCAATTATGGAGAAACTGAGGATTATAACGTAGTAGTGACTCCAGATCCTTTATTGTCAACAAATGATAATTCAGGTGTCAAGAATAACGGTATTCAGATTTATCCTAACCCGGCAACTGATTTCTTAAACGTAACTAAAGTTTCTGATAAAGCTACTTATAAGATTTATAGTGCAGCGGGTCAGTTAGTAGGTAATGGAAATATTAGCAACGGAAAAATTAATGTTTCGTCATTAATAAAAGGAGCTTATGTAATATCTATTGAAGATAAAGGAAAAGAAAGTTTCAATTCTAAATTTATCAAGAAATAATAAATTCTTTTTTAATACTAATAAATCCTCAGGAAAACCCTGAGGATTTTTTTGTTTTGAAATCAGAATCTCGGTTTTAATGAAGTAATTGTAAAAAAAAAAGTTTAATTTATATTTTAATTATAGAAAATGATTAGATTTGTATCTAATATAAATTACACAGCCTATGATTAAATTCTTTACACTTTTAATACAATTTCGTGATTTAATAGCGTTAATTTTTACAAAAAGTACTGATGTTATTCCGTTTGAGAAATTGTTATTTTATCTATTTCCTATCACAGGAAACTCAATGATAAAAATAATTACAGTCGATGGTTTTATAGAAAAACACATTGATAGCCCTAAAAATCGTTTTAATACTTCATTAGATTCTTAATTTACTATTTATGAAGAAATTTTTATTCTCGTGTCTATTATTTATAGTCACATGTATAAATGCCCAGATTAATTTGGGTGTTGGAAGTACTACTACGGGAATCGCCCCTATTAGTACTTATTATGGATATTCCTACGTACAGCAGATTTTTCCTAAAACGGAAATAAATGCTGCCGCTGCAGGGAATATAACTGGTGTTAAATTTTACCTAAATGCATCATCAGTACTTACAAATTCGTCAAGCTGGACGGTTTATTTAGGTCATACTAACAAAACTACCTTTGATTCTAATACAGATTGGATAGCAGTAACAGGATTAACTCAAGTGTTTACGGGAACAGCAACCAATACCGCAGGTGTTGTAGAAATTACTTTTCCTGTACCTTTTGCGTATAATAACGTAGATAATTTAGTGATTGCGGCAAGAGAAAATTCACCTAATTACGATTCAAATGGATTTTCAGATGCTATGTATGTTTACAATACAGCAGCAAATAGATCAATCTATTACAGAAGTGATAGTACTATTCCTAATCCTGCTTCTCCGCCAACTGCTGGAGGAAGAAATGGGTATAACTCTGCCACCACACTTTTAGGCTTGGCTCCAAGCCCGATTCCTGCTTGTCCTACGGTAACAGCTCCCGCTGCTGCTGCAACAGGAGTAGGTTTAACACCTGCACTTACTTGGAACTCGGTAAGTGGTGCAACGGGGTATAGACTATCTGTTGGTACTACATCTGGAGGAACAAACATAGTAAACAACCAAGATCTTGGGAACGTTACGACGTATACACTTCCAGTTGCTGCAGGATTGCAATATAGTACTCAGTATTATTATACGATAAGTTCTTACAGTGCTTCTAATCCTTCTGCAACTTGTTCAGTAAGAAGCTTTACAACTCAGACTATTCCATGTCCTGCTGTATCGGCACCGGCTGCCGGAGCGGTGGGCGTAGCGCTTACTCCAACGATTACTTGGGCTACTGTTACCGGCGCTACAGGGTATAGGTTAACCGTAGGTACTACGGCAGGTGGAACACAAACATTAAATAATGTAGATTTAGGAAATGTAACGTCATATACTTTCCCTACTCCTTTAGCTAATAATACACAGTACTATTATAAGGTGAATTCTTATAACACTGGTGGAACTTCTGCTTCATGTACTGAAAGAAATTTTAGAACTGTATGTACAGCGACTCCTTTGCCTTGGACAGAAAATTTTGATGCAATGACGAGCCTAGGTGCAGGAGTTGTACCTCCTTGTTGGGCACAAGTTACTGGAACTAATGCGTGGACATCTTCAAATGCTGTATTTTCTGATACATCCCCAGGACCAAGATCTCCGGCAAATTATGTTAGAGTTCAATATGGTAATTCAACGGCGAGTCAGCTATGGACACCAAGCTTTACATTAACTGCAGGTATCACCTATGAATTTTCATTCTATTATCATACTGGTGGAACAAATAGTAGTAATTTAGGATTTACAGGTAATGTATTAGTAAATTCTTCACAATCTTCTGCAGGTGCTACCAATTTAGGTACATTCATCACTGCAACACAAGGTACTGCTAGTTATACTAAGTATAAAGTATATTATACACCTACAGCTACAGGTAATTATAATTTTGCTGTAAATGCATCATCTAATTTTACTCCTTGGTACTTAGGTGTTGATGATTTCCGATTAAGAGTTGCTCCTACTTGTATAGAACCACTAGGTGTTGTAGCAGCTAGTGCTACAGGAAATACAGCTACGGTAACATGGACCCCGCCAACAACGCAGCCAGCAAATGGATATCAAATATATTATAGCACTACAACCACTCCTCCGGGTACACCTCAGATAACAGGTATTCCTGGTACGGCTGTTAACTATACTATTCCTGGGTTAACTCCAAGTACGACCTATTATATTTGGATTAAAGCATTATGTAGTGCAACAGATCAGAGTGATTTATCTGATGTTGTATCTATTATGACAACGCAGATCCCAGCTACACTTCCTTATAGCCAGAACTTTACGGGAGGTAATGATTTAGGATTATTAAACGGAACACAAACAAATAAATGGGTACGTGGCTCAGCTACAGGAAACACCGCTCCGTCATTATATATATCAAACGATAATGGAGTAACGAATGCGTATACTACTGGTACATCAACCAGTAATGTTGTACAGGCGTATAGAGATATTACGATACCGCCGGGAACGACAATAGGATCATTTTCATTTGATTGGAAATCTCAAGGAGAAAATACCTACGATTATTTAAAGGTTTGGTTGTTGCCATCTAATGTTATGCCTGTAGCTGGAGCTCAAATTGCTGCCGGTACAGATAGAGTACAAGTTGGCCAATATCAAATGCAAAATACTTGGCAAACATATTCTAATCCAACCTTAAATTTAAGTGCATACGCAGGTAGTGTAATGCGTTTGGTTTTCGAATGGAGAAATGATACCAGTGGTGGTACACAGCCTCCTGCTGCGATTGATAATATTTTGCTAAGAGTTTGTAGTACAGCTACTCCTGTAGTGACAGTAGTACCAGCTTCTATTACGCATAATTCAGCAACGCTTACTTGGCCTCAAGATCCTGGTGGGGCTACTTATCAAATAAGATACAGAGTTTTAGGAAATACTACATGGAACACTCCTTACATTACTGTAACAGCAGGTACTTATACTTTCCCTTCAAACTTGTTGCCATTCACTGATTATGAAGTGGAAGTTGCAGCAGTTTGTAATACGACGAATGTTGGTATATTTTCACATAGTGAATTTAAAACGAAATGTGATCCTACACCTCCAAATGTTACAGTAACGAGCATTACTCCAACATCTGCTTTAGTAACTTGGAACCCGCTTGCAGCAGGTGCTACCTACGAATTACAGTGGAGAGAAGTTGGAACTCCGACATGGTGGCCTGCATTACCTTCTACTCCACAACCTCCTGCAAATACTTACCTTCTTACAGGTTTAAGTTCTTATAAAACGTATGAGGTTCAGGTAAGAAATAAGTGTATTGGATCTTTAACATTTAACCCATGGTCTACATCTCAGGTGTTTACTACGGTTAGAATTTGTGAAATTCCGCCTCCGGGATTAACAATTACTGAGTTAAATCCTACATCAGCAGTAGTAGTTTGGGATGCTTACACAGGTCCTGGAGCGACTAATAATTACATATTAAAATACAGAAAAGTAGGATTACCAGGCTGGACAAATATTAACGTAAGTAACAATACCTATACAATAACAGGATTATTAGAACTTACAAAATATGAAATGCAGGTAGCCAATGTTTGTACCGGTACACCAGGTAACTTTACCCCTGAGTACTATTTTACAACACCAACAGTTGTTTATTGCCCAATGCATTCAACGAACTTTGGTTCTGAATTTATTTCAAAAGTAACAGCGAAGCCAGCTGGTAAGCCTGAGATGATCAATATTACAGCAGGTTCAGCATATTCAGACTATACCACGGTTCCTGCAAAATTTATTGATATGGTTCAAGGTTCTGTAGGCAACCAAATTATAATTGATAAAACAATTAGTTCAGGTGCTAAAGCTGGAGTAGCAGTTTGGATCGACTTCAACAGAAACGGTACTTTTGATCTTGATGAAAGAATTTTAGCGGATGGTCCTAATACGAATCCTACAGCAAGTGCTACCTTTACGGTACCTGCAAATGCTTTCTTAGGATCTACCAATAAATATGTGGTAATGAGAGTGGCAATGGCTAAAGATGCTATTCCTGTAAGTTGTGTAAGCTTTACTGATGGTGAAGTGGAGGATTATACAGTGAGAATCTCTCAACTGCCAACAGTAAATACTGTTAATCAAACAGATATTTTGATTTATCCAAACCCAGTTAAATCAATTTTAAATGTTAAGAATATCAGTAAAAAAGCGAAGTATACCATTTACAGTGCAGCTGGTCAGATAATCTCAAGCGGAGTAATCTTAAACAATAAGATTGACGTAAGCAGATTAATCAACGGGCTATACGTAATTGATATTAATGACGTTCAGGGCACAGCTCAAAGAAAATTCATTAAAGAATAACCAATTAATTAAATAGAATAAGCTCTCAGAAATGAGAGCTTATTTTTTTATAGATCAAATAAGTTTTGAAAAACTTAAACAAAAATCCCGCTGAAGAAATTTCAGCGGGATTTTATTTGGTCAAAATGTATGTTTTGTCGGCTTCTAAAAATTAGATTTATTCAATCTCAAAAACGATTCTTTCAGTTTGATCTTTAAGGTCATCAAGATTGGTATTGTTGTAAATTATACAATTGGCCAACTTAATTTTTTCCTTTTCAGGCATTTGTTTTTCCATTACAGACTGTACTTCACGATAGGTTTTTCCGTCACGATCCATCACTCTTTTTATTCTGAGATTATCTTCTGCAGTGACCAAAACAGACCGATAACATTGCTTATGAAGCTTTAGCTCAAACAGTAAAGCAGTTTCTTTAAAAACTAAATACTTGGTCTGTTTTTTTACCCAATCTTCAAAATCAAGACGAACGGCAGGATGAATAATTTGATTAAGACTTTGAAGTAATTCTTTATCATTAAAAACTTTTGCAGCAACGAATTTACGGTCGTAAATTCCATCTTTGTCATAAGCATCACTCCCTAAGAGTTCTTTTATTTTAATCTTTAAATCTTCATCATCATTTACGATATCTTTTGCACGGTCATCCGAATAATAAACAGGAAATCCAAACTCTTCAATAAATTTGGCAACGGTAGTTTTTCCTGAACCAATTCCACCTGTTAAACCAATGATTTTGGACGCAGGTTTCGAATCAGGTTCACTTTTTTGACTCTCTGAATACAATTCTTCCATAATCAAAATTAATATCCAAAAACATCATTAAAACTGAAAGTCTCATCAAGACGAACTCCCTTTTCAGTCATTTTTAAACTTGCCAATTCGTGGTGTGCATCGTGCTCAAAAAACAATAGATAATCATTGTCTACACATTGTTTCAAAAACTTAGCTTTTTCTTCTATCGTCAGCAATGGCCTTGTATCGTAACCCATCACGTAAACCTGAGGAATATGCCCTGCCGTAGGAATTAAATCAGCTGCAAAGACAATTGTCTTTTCCTGATATTGAATGACTGGTAACATTTGTTTTTCGGTATGACCATCTACAAAGATGACATCCATTTTCAAATCCGGAGCAAAGCCATAGTTTCCGTTTACTGGAAGTGGTAAAAAGTTCAGTTGCCCACTTTCCTGAATAGGTAAAATATTTTCTTTTAAAAAACTTGCTTTTTCTCTCGCATTGGGTTCTGTTGCCCATTGCCAGTGATTTTCATTAGTCCAGAATTGTGCGTTTTTAAAGGCAGGTCTGTATCCCGACTTATCATCGTTCCACTCGATAGCACCGCCACAATGGTCAAAATGAAGGTGAGTCAGGAAAACATCGGTGATATCTTCTTTTACAAAACCGTATTTTTTTAAATTATTATCTAAATTATCGTCACCCCATAGCGAATAATGACCAAAAAATTTGTCATCCTGTTTATTTCCTAGTCCGCAATCAATTAAAATTAATTTTTTTCCGTCTTCCACAAGCAGAGAGCGGGTTCCTAATTCTATTAAATTTCTTTCGTCTGCAGGATTTGTTTTTTCCCACAAACTCTTTGGGACGACCCCAAACATTGCTCCGCCATCGAGCTTAAATTTTCCGCATTGTATTGGATATAATTTCATATATATTATGTTTTTAAAATGTTTAAGTTATTGAAAATATTTAGTATTATTTTTAACCCATAGAAAATCATTCTATCAACTGTCTACCAAAAACCATCAACTAATTATTTGTTTAATAAGTTCATTTTTTCGCCAATTCGTTTTCCGTTCTCATCTCCCTTTTCAAGATTTAAAATAATGTTTTGAAAATCGTTTTCTTTTCTGTTTTGAGACAGTTTTTGTTTAATGAAAATCTCAGTAGGAATAATTTTTAAACCAAAAGCACCTTTCATTTCCTTTTCTATAAATTCTTTTCCCATATCTTTTATCATCATTGGGCATTGCTGGGTTTGTTCATATTTAGAAGTCAATTTGTCTAAATGTTGATACAATTCATCAGAATTCATCAATTCAACTTTACCATAAATCTGAACCGCTTCATAATTCCATGTCGAAACATTGATATGGTCATACCAACTACTCGAAATATAAGTGTGAGCTCCCAAAAAATCACAAAGAACTTCATCGCCGTCCGTCAGAGTTTTCGCTTGCGGATTTGCCCTTGAAATGTGAGTTTCAATATAAATATTTTCCGGATCATCTTCATTCAGCATCATCATAGAATGAGTCGCACGAATTTTATCTACCGAGGAAATTAATAAAGCAAAAGAATTTTCTCTGATGATTTCTTTCATCAGATTATAATCTTCGCTTTTGTATAATTTAGGAATAAACATTTTATAATTAAAAATTAAGAATGAATAATTAAGAATTTTGTTTAGAAGTTTTTAAAATGGTAGTTAATAATTTTATGATTTCTTCAATATTGATTTTTAGAGAATTAAATTCTGTATCATTGATGAACTCTGTTTTATGTAAAAGCTTAATCCAATAAAAAGATTCATAAGCTTCCTTATATGATATTTGAAGCTTGTAGATGAATTCTTTTTTACTAAAAGAGGCGATACCTTCCTCTATATTTGCTCCAATTGAAGTTCCGCTTCTAAGCAATTGCTTTGATAGAGTTTTTTCATTTCTTTCATTGTAAAGAACTTTATACAAGTTGATAATTCTAATTGAAAAATCAAAAGATTTATTTCGAATAACATTATCTTTTTCTTGAGAATTACTCTGCATTTTTCAATATTAATTATTCATTTTTAATTATTCATTAAAATAGTTCTCCGGGATTTCGCAGTATCGCAATATTTAAATGCTTATAAGCCTTCTCAGTAACCTCTCTACCTCGTGGAGTTCTGATGATAAATCCTTCCTGAATCAAAAATGGTTCATAAACTTCCTCCAATGTTTCGGGGTTTTCTGCGATAGATGTTGCCAATGCTGAAATTCCGACAGGTTTTCCTTTGAAATTTTCAATCATTACACGCATGATTTTATTATCCATTTCGTCTAAACCAAATTCATCTACATTTAAAGAATTTAGGGCATATTTTGTAATTTCTATTTCAATTTCACCATCACCTTTTATTTCTGCGAAATCACGTACTCTTCTTAAAAGAGCATTGGCAATTCTCGGTGTTCCACGGCTTCTTCTTGCAATTTCAATGGCTGCATCTTCATAAATTTTCACCCCTAAAACTCTCGCACTTCGGATGATGATCATAGACAAAAGTTCAATAGTGTAATATTCTAATCTGCTTTGAATACCAAATCTTGCCAACATCGGTTTCGTCAACATTCCGCTTCTGGTTGTTGCTCCCACCAATGTAAAAGGGTTTAATCCAATCTGAACACTTCTCGCATTCGGCCCGGTTTCCAACATAATATCGATTTTATAGTCTTCCATCGCAGAATACAGATATTCTTCTACAACAGGCGAAAGCCGATGAATTTCATCAATAAAAAGCACATCGTTTTCTTCCAGATTGGTTAATAATCCGGCTAAACTTCCGGGTTTATCTAAAACAGGGCCGGATGTAATTTTACAGCCTACACCAAGTTCATTCGCAATAATATTGGCTAAAGTTGTTTTTCCCAATCCGGGAGGACCGTGAAGCAAGACATGGTCGAGCGCTCCGCCACGTCTTTTGGCAGCGGTAACGAAAACTTCAAGATTTTCTAAGGTTTTTCGCTGTCCGGCGAAATCCTTAAAGCTCTGCGGACGAATCTGCTCTTCCTGCATGAGTTCTTCATTGGAATAATTATCTTTGTCTGGATGTAAAAAATCTGGCATTAATTCAGTTTCATTTACCGTAAAGATAGGAAAATTAGGTTAAGATTTAGATTAATTTCAGGCTGAGGTTAAGGTTTAGGTTAAGATTGTACGCTCGACCTTTTATCATTTACAAGATTGATATATTTTAAGTATTTTTGAGAGAGAAAATTTTAAATATAAAAATTGCTTAGCTTCTAATATAATTGAGTTTCCTGCGGAATGACAAATTACCCGTTCTTTTTGTCATTCCGTAGGGATCTAAGAAAAGTATGTTAAAAGAAAAGTTTAGCTTTTAAACTAAATAAATGAAACTTATAGGCCCTTTCAAGCAAGTTGTAACTCTTGCGAATCTTCCGTTAAGAGGAAAACTTTCTGATCAGCAACTCGAAATTATTGTTGATGGTGGAATTTTAATTAAAAATAATAAAATTCAGAAAATCGGAAATTTTGAAACATTAAAATCGGAAAATCAAAATGTAGAAATAGAAACCATTGAAGGCGAGCAAATCGTACTTCCTGCGTTTGTTGATTCTCATACGCATATTTGTTTTGGTGGAAATCGTGCTAATGATTTTGCGATGAGAAATGCTGGAAAAACGTATCTTGAAATTGCCGAAAGTGGCGGTGGAATCTGGAGCTCGGTACAGCATACCAGAAATGCTTCAGAAGAAGAATTGTTGAAAACTTTATTAAAAAGAATTGATTTTTTAATTTCTCTAGGAATTACAACCATTGAAGTAAAAAGCGGATACGGTTTGGATGTTGAAAACGAGCTGAAAATGCTTAGAATGATTAAAAAAGCTCAGGATAAAACACAGGCAACCTTAGTTCCGACTTGTCTTTCTGCTCATTTAAAACCAAGAGATTTTGAAGGAAGCAACGAAGAATATTTAGAATATATCTTAACGGAAATTTTGCCAAAAGTAAAAGAAGAAAATCTCGCAAAGCGTGTTGATATTTTTATTGAAAAATCAGCATTCCAACCGGAAGAAAGTAAAGCGTTTTTACTTAAAACTAAAGACTTAGGTTTCGAAATTACCGTTCATGCAGACCAATTTACACCTGGAAGTTCAAGAATTGCTGTAGAGGTTGGCGCAAAATCTGCAGATCATTTAGAAGCTACAATCGATGAAGATATTGCTTTTTTAGCACAGTCGGAAACTGTGGCAACTGCTTTACCGGGCGCAAGTTTAGGCTTGGGAGAGAAATTTACTCCGGCAAGAAAATTATTGGATGCAGGAGCAATCGTAGCAATCGCAAGTGATTGGAATCCGGGATCTGCACCTATGGGGAATTTGATTACGCAGGCTTCTATTTTAGCAACCTTTGAAAAATTAACAACCGCAGAAGTTTTGGCAGGAATGACTTTCCGTTCGGCTTTTGCATTAGGTTTGGAAGACAGAGGAAGACTAGAGCCCAATTTAAAAGCAGATTTTGTAACATATAAAACCAACAATTTCCAAAATGTTCTATATAATCAGGGAAGTTTGAATGCGGAACATGTTTATATCAATGGTGCGAAGATTTAGAGTCTGTCTAAATTTTAGTAAATAATTTTGTTATTGTTTTGTTCTTAAATTTTCTAAATTAAATAAACTTGTTTATTCTTATTTTTAACATTAAGATTTTAAGTTAATTAAGCTCAATATAATTAAGGAATTAATAAATTAATTTTTATTAAGCTAAATAGCCTAAATTTCTTAACGTTAAAAAGGGATTTAATTTTTAAAGAGGCTATTAATAAAGAAAATAATCATTAAAATTACTATTTACAGACACGAATAAAAACACAAGAAAGTATGGGAATATTTAATAAACTTT is drawn from Chryseobacterium muglaense and contains these coding sequences:
- a CDS encoding fibronectin type III domain-containing protein, translating into MKKFLFSCLLFIVTCINAQINLGVGSTTTGIAPISTYYGYSYVQQIFPKTEINAAAAGNITGVKFYLNASSVLTNSSSWTVYLGHTNKTTFDSNTDWIAVTGLTQVFTGTATNTAGVVEITFPVPFAYNNVDNLVIAARENSPNYDSNGFSDAMYVYNTAANRSIYYRSDSTIPNPASPPTAGGRNGYNSATTLLGLAPSPIPACPTVTAPAAAATGVGLTPALTWNSVSGATGYRLSVGTTSGGTNIVNNQDLGNVTTYTLPVAAGLQYSTQYYYTISSYSASNPSATCSVRSFTTQTIPCPAVSAPAAGAVGVALTPTITWATVTGATGYRLTVGTTAGGTQTLNNVDLGNVTSYTFPTPLANNTQYYYKVNSYNTGGTSASCTERNFRTVCTATPLPWTENFDAMTSLGAGVVPPCWAQVTGTNAWTSSNAVFSDTSPGPRSPANYVRVQYGNSTASQLWTPSFTLTAGITYEFSFYYHTGGTNSSNLGFTGNVLVNSSQSSAGATNLGTFITATQGTASYTKYKVYYTPTATGNYNFAVNASSNFTPWYLGVDDFRLRVAPTCIEPLGVVAASATGNTATVTWTPPTTQPANGYQIYYSTTTTPPGTPQITGIPGTAVNYTIPGLTPSTTYYIWIKALCSATDQSDLSDVVSIMTTQIPATLPYSQNFTGGNDLGLLNGTQTNKWVRGSATGNTAPSLYISNDNGVTNAYTTGTSTSNVVQAYRDITIPPGTTIGSFSFDWKSQGENTYDYLKVWLLPSNVMPVAGAQIAAGTDRVQVGQYQMQNTWQTYSNPTLNLSAYAGSVMRLVFEWRNDTSGGTQPPAAIDNILLRVCSTATPVVTVVPASITHNSATLTWPQDPGGATYQIRYRVLGNTTWNTPYITVTAGTYTFPSNLLPFTDYEVEVAAVCNTTNVGIFSHSEFKTKCDPTPPNVTVTSITPTSALVTWNPLAAGATYELQWREVGTPTWWPALPSTPQPPANTYLLTGLSSYKTYEVQVRNKCIGSLTFNPWSTSQVFTTVRICEIPPPGLTITELNPTSAVVVWDAYTGPGATNNYILKYRKVGLPGWTNINVSNNTYTITGLLELTKYEMQVANVCTGTPGNFTPEYYFTTPTVVYCPMHSTNFGSEFISKVTAKPAGKPEMINITAGSAYSDYTTVPAKFIDMVQGSVGNQIIIDKTISSGAKAGVAVWIDFNRNGTFDLDERILADGPNTNPTASATFTVPANAFLGSTNKYVVMRVAMAKDAIPVSCVSFTDGEVEDYTVRISQLPTVNTVNQTDILIYPNPVKSILNVKNISKKAKYTIYSAAGQIISSGVILNNKIDVSRLINGLYVIDINDVQGTAQRKFIKE
- the coaE gene encoding dephospho-CoA kinase (Dephospho-CoA kinase (CoaE) performs the final step in coenzyme A biosynthesis.), which encodes MEELYSESQKSEPDSKPASKIIGLTGGIGSGKTTVAKFIEEFGFPVYYSDDRAKDIVNDDEDLKIKIKELLGSDAYDKDGIYDRKFVAAKVFNDKELLQSLNQIIHPAVRLDFEDWVKKQTKYLVFKETALLFELKLHKQCYRSVLVTAEDNLRIKRVMDRDGKTYREVQSVMEKQMPEKEKIKLANCIIYNNTNLDDLKDQTERIVFEIE
- a CDS encoding MBL fold metallo-hydrolase, translating into MKLYPIQCGKFKLDGGAMFGVVPKSLWEKTNPADERNLIELGTRSLLVEDGKKLILIDCGLGNKQDDKFFGHYSLWGDDNLDNNLKKYGFVKEDITDVFLTHLHFDHCGGAIEWNDDKSGYRPAFKNAQFWTNENHWQWATEPNAREKASFLKENILPIQESGQLNFLPLPVNGNYGFAPDLKMDVIFVDGHTEKQMLPVIQYQEKTIVFAADLIPTAGHIPQVYVMGYDTRPLLTIEEKAKFLKQCVDNDYLLFFEHDAHHELASLKMTEKGVRLDETFSFNDVFGY
- a CDS encoding FMN-binding negative transcriptional regulator produces the protein MFIPKLYKSEDYNLMKEIIRENSFALLISSVDKIRATHSMMMLNEDDPENIYIETHISRANPQAKTLTDGDEVLCDFLGAHTYISSSWYDHINVSTWNYEAVQIYGKVELMNSDELYQHLDKLTSKYEQTQQCPMMIKDMGKEFIEKEMKGAFGLKIIPTEIFIKQKLSQNRKENDFQNIILNLEKGDENGKRIGEKMNLLNK
- a CDS encoding four helix bundle protein, giving the protein MQSNSQEKDNVIRNKSFDFSIRIINLYKVLYNERNEKTLSKQLLRSGTSIGANIEEGIASFSKKEFIYKLQISYKEAYESFYWIKLLHKTEFINDTEFNSLKINIEEIIKLLTTILKTSKQNS
- the ruvB gene encoding Holliday junction branch migration DNA helicase RuvB, which produces MPDFLHPDKDNYSNEELMQEEQIRPQSFKDFAGQRKTLENLEVFVTAAKRRGGALDHVLLHGPPGLGKTTLANIIANELGVGCKITSGPVLDKPGSLAGLLTNLEENDVLFIDEIHRLSPVVEEYLYSAMEDYKIDIMLETGPNARSVQIGLNPFTLVGATTRSGMLTKPMLARFGIQSRLEYYTIELLSMIIIRSARVLGVKIYEDAAIEIARRSRGTPRIANALLRRVRDFAEIKGDGEIEIEITKYALNSLNVDEFGLDEMDNKIMRVMIENFKGKPVGISALATSIAENPETLEEVYEPFLIQEGFIIRTPRGREVTEKAYKHLNIAILRNPGELF
- the hutI gene encoding imidazolonepropionase → MKLIGPFKQVVTLANLPLRGKLSDQQLEIIVDGGILIKNNKIQKIGNFETLKSENQNVEIETIEGEQIVLPAFVDSHTHICFGGNRANDFAMRNAGKTYLEIAESGGGIWSSVQHTRNASEEELLKTLLKRIDFLISLGITTIEVKSGYGLDVENELKMLRMIKKAQDKTQATLVPTCLSAHLKPRDFEGSNEEYLEYILTEILPKVKEENLAKRVDIFIEKSAFQPEESKAFLLKTKDLGFEITVHADQFTPGSSRIAVEVGAKSADHLEATIDEDIAFLAQSETVATALPGASLGLGEKFTPARKLLDAGAIVAIASDWNPGSAPMGNLITQASILATFEKLTTAEVLAGMTFRSAFALGLEDRGRLEPNLKADFVTYKTNNFQNVLYNQGSLNAEHVYINGAKI